From the Brachyspira intermedia PWS/A genome, the window AGAGTTTATATATTTGTGAAAGAAACTTTTAATGATAAAAAAATAGCCTACTATGACGGAGAAGCTATTTTTTATAATGATGATATAAATACTTTAGATGAGTACAAAAAAATAGTTAATGATGATAATAAAATCATGGACTGTTCTATAATGGTTATGGAAAGTTCTGCAGATGTTTTTAATTAATAATAATGATATAAACGGATAAAAGATGAAAAATAAATCTATTTTAATAACAGGTGCTTCAGGCAGTATAGGATTTGCTATATCAAAAAAGATTATAGAAAATGGTTACGATGCTGTAATGTGCTATAATAAAAATGATTCTTTTATAGAGAAAATAAAAGAGTTTGCAAAAGATTATGATGTTAACATAAGATTTTTAAAAATGAATATTACAGACAGAGAAGAAGTTAAAAATATATTAACTAAAGATATAGAAGAAAACGGAGCTTATTATGGTATAGTGCTTTCATCTGGAATCACTATGGATAATGCTTTTCCTGCTATGAGCGGAGATGAATGGGATAATGTTATAGATGTTAATCTTAAAAGTTTTTATAATATAGTTAATCCTATCATAATGCCTATGATAAGAAATAAAAAAGGCGGAAGAATTATAGCTATAAGTTCAATAACTGGTATTATTGGTAATAGGGGACAGGTTAATTATGCGGCTTCTAAGGCGGGATTAATAGGGGCTGTTAAATCTTTAGCTATAGAATTGGGTAAAAGAAATATTACTGTAAATTGTATTGCTCCGGGTATTATTGAAAGCGAAATGATAAATGATGAAATAATAGAACATGCAAAAAATATGATAGCTTTAAAAAGAATAGGAAAGCCTGAAGATGTTGCAAATGCTGTAAATTTCTTATTGTCTGATGAGGCTAATTATATTACTAAGCAGGTTATAAGTGTTGACGGCGGAATGTATTAAACATTTTTTACATAACTAAACAAAAAGTATTTTACAAATATGGTTTTAATGATATTATATATAATAGTTATATATATATTGGGTTGTTTATGAAAAAATTAATAAATATTATTTTTATTTTTGCACTATTTTTTAATGTATCTTATGCCTTGACTGATAATGAAAGCAAATTCTTAAAATCCTGTGAAGAAGGTAAATATGATGCAGTTGTTGCCTTTATAAACAAAAAGGTTAATGTTAATGTTGTATCTGAGGACGGAGTTACAGGATTAATGCTTGCATCTCATCATGGACATACTGCTATTGCAAGGCTTTTAGTAAATTCCAATGCAGATGTAAATGTTTCTGATAAAGTAGGTTATACTGCTTTATTGATGGCGGCAGCAGGCGGATATCATGACATTGTGAAGATTTTATTAAAGGCAAAAGCAGATGTTAATGCGGCAAATAGTTACGGAGAAACTGCTTTGCATATAGCTTCATATAAATTGTATGCTGATATAGTGAAGACTTTGATTGATTATAAAGTGAATATAAATGCCATTAATAATGATGGAGATAATGCCTTAATAATGGTTTTTATGTCTGCTGATAAAAGTGAAAATATGCTTCCAGTTGCTAAGCTTCTTTGCGATAATGGAATAGATGTTAATGCTAGAGATAAGAACGGAAGAACTGCACTTACATATGTGAAAAATAATTATAAAAAACCTGATACTTTGATAGCATTTTTAACAGAATACGGTGCTACTGAATAATATTTTATAAATTTTTAAAATCTATATATAATTAATCATAATTTATTTTTAAGGATATTAAATGATAGAAGAATTGATAAAAAGAATTCCAAAATTGGAAAATATAAAAGATAATATCGAATCTGCTATAAATGAAACTATAAAATGCTATGAAAGAGGAAATAAAGTTTTAATAGCAGGAAATGGAGGAAGTGCCTGCGATAGTGAGCATATAGCAGGAGAGTTATTAAAAAGTTTTTTGAAGAAGCGTCCTATCAATGAAGAGATAAGAAAGGAGCTTTTACAATTTGATGATGGACAGTATATTGCCGATAATTTAGAATCTCCTTTGAGAGCCGTTGCTTTAACTTCGCATTTAGGACTTTCAAGCGCTTATCTTAATGATAAAGAACCTTATTTGGTATTTGCTCAGCAATTATTAGGATTCGGAGATAAAGGAGATATTTTCTTTGCTATAAGCACATCAGGAAATGCAAAGAATATTATATATGCTGCAAAACTTGCTAAGGCTATGGGAATAAAAGTTGTATCATTTACTAATGAGAATGGAGGAAAACTTGCCGAGATGGCTGATATTGCTATTAAGGCACCTGCTAAAGAAACTCATATAACTCAGGAATTTCATGAAGCAATATATCATGAAATTTGTATAAGAGTAGAAGAGAATTTTTTTAAAGAAAATAGATAAATAAAAATAGATAATTGTTAAAAATATTGGGCTTGTAATTATAAATAATTGCAAGCCCTATTTATGTAGTAGTCTAAATACGGAACTATTAGCTTTTTATTATTGTATTAATTATTATAAATATCGTTTGGTATGCTAATTCCTAATTTATTAATCATATTGGTATTAACAACAAAGTTATAATTTTCTGAAGGCTCTAAAGGTATGTTTTTTATATCTTTTATACCTTCTAATACTTCTATTGTTTTTTTAGCAGTAGAAACTCCCATATCATAATAATCAACGGAATAAGTAACAGTGCCTCCTATTTTTGTCATGCTGGCATCGGCACATACAACAGGTATTTTTGTGCTTTCTTCTATCATAGCAACATTAGCCATGCTGTTTGCTATTATATTATCAGTAGGTGAGAATATAGCATCAACTTTATTTACTGCACTTAACATGATTTGCTGAATTTCATTAGCATTTGCAACAGTTAAATCTACATATTCAAGTCCAATGGAATCTAATTTTTCTTTTGCTAGCTTTATTTGATATGCAGAATTAATTTCACTCGAACAATATAAAAGTCCTATTTTCTTAGCATTTGGAAGAAGTGTATGCATAAGTTCTATTTGCTTTGCTATAGGAGGAAGATTTATAATTCCAGTTACATTTACATTCGGTTTATTTAAATTCGTCACTAGCTTTGCACCTATTGGATCACCTATGCCTGAAACTATTATTGGTATATCCTTCGTTAAATTGACGGCTGACTGTGCCGAAGGTGTGCCTATTGCTATTATAATATCCTTTTTATCATTAACGAACTTTTGTGCTATTGTATTGCAGTTTGCCTGTTCGCCTTGAGCATTTTGATAATCAATATTTATCTTTTTATTACTGTCTTTATAATATTTATTCAATTCATCTGCTATGCCTTTATAAATTAAATCTAATGCATCATGTTCTATCATCTGACTTATTCCTATTGTTATAACTTCATCAGTTTCATTTTTTGGATACATATATTTTTTGCTTATAGTGAATGATGATATTAA encodes:
- a CDS encoding ABC transporter substrate-binding protein; this translates as MKNNKTIIFVLIIIFILISSFTISKKYMYPKNETDEVITIGISQMIEHDALDLIYKGIADELNKYYKDSNKKINIDYQNAQGEQANCNTIAQKFVNDKKDIIIAIGTPSAQSAVNLTKDIPIIVSGIGDPIGAKLVTNLNKPNVNVTGIINLPPIAKQIELMHTLLPNAKKIGLLYCSSEINSAYQIKLAKEKLDSIGLEYVDLTVANANEIQQIMLSAVNKVDAIFSPTDNIIANSMANVAMIEESTKIPVVCADASMTKIGGTVTYSVDYYDMGVSTAKKTIEVLEGIKDIKNIPLEPSENYNFVVNTNMINKLGISIPNDIYNN
- the fabG gene encoding 3-oxoacyl-ACP reductase FabG — its product is MKNKSILITGASGSIGFAISKKIIENGYDAVMCYNKNDSFIEKIKEFAKDYDVNIRFLKMNITDREEVKNILTKDIEENGAYYGIVLSSGITMDNAFPAMSGDEWDNVIDVNLKSFYNIVNPIIMPMIRNKKGGRIIAISSITGIIGNRGQVNYAASKAGLIGAVKSLAIELGKRNITVNCIAPGIIESEMINDEIIEHAKNMIALKRIGKPEDVANAVNFLLSDEANYITKQVISVDGGMY
- a CDS encoding ankyrin repeat domain-containing protein, with translation MKKLINIIFIFALFFNVSYALTDNESKFLKSCEEGKYDAVVAFINKKVNVNVVSEDGVTGLMLASHHGHTAIARLLVNSNADVNVSDKVGYTALLMAAAGGYHDIVKILLKAKADVNAANSYGETALHIASYKLYADIVKTLIDYKVNINAINNDGDNALIMVFMSADKSENMLPVAKLLCDNGIDVNARDKNGRTALTYVKNNYKKPDTLIAFLTEYGATE
- a CDS encoding D-sedoheptulose-7-phosphate isomerase encodes the protein MIEELIKRIPKLENIKDNIESAINETIKCYERGNKVLIAGNGGSACDSEHIAGELLKSFLKKRPINEEIRKELLQFDDGQYIADNLESPLRAVALTSHLGLSSAYLNDKEPYLVFAQQLLGFGDKGDIFFAISTSGNAKNIIYAAKLAKAMGIKVVSFTNENGGKLAEMADIAIKAPAKETHITQEFHEAIYHEICIRVEENFFKENR